The Flavobacteriales bacterium genome contains a region encoding:
- a CDS encoding T9SS type A sorting domain-containing protein: ETISGTDYSTKNFWYYSLQTGEVIDREPVAESWDITFTRYSSEIFPGANYIVSGVFQNQEVLASEARTVEIDDAQWTDQPMSEEMNIIGSDWKYFDMDIFQYVVEDSLSYFVQDREGNVWHLWFTAFDGSSTGDIEFTKQMVSATGVDDIGQVDFTVFPNPVIGQAQVVLAVENEPIRYSLFDMNGRIVAKDTWTNGLRHSLDVSALQQGIYMLQVERDGGFGQQRILVQ, from the coding sequence AGGAGACCATCTCTGGGACTGATTACAGCACAAAGAACTTCTGGTACTACTCCCTACAGACCGGTGAGGTCATCGACCGTGAACCTGTAGCTGAAAGCTGGGACATCACCTTCACACGTTACAGCTCTGAAATATTTCCTGGAGCAAATTACATCGTCAGTGGAGTCTTTCAGAATCAGGAAGTATTGGCCTCTGAAGCACGTACTGTCGAGATTGACGATGCCCAGTGGACCGACCAGCCGATGTCCGAAGAGATGAACATCATCGGAAGCGACTGGAAGTATTTCGACATGGATATCTTCCAATATGTGGTCGAAGACTCCCTCAGCTATTTCGTTCAGGATAGAGAAGGCAATGTCTGGCATCTCTGGTTCACTGCCTTCGATGGAAGCAGCACCGGAGATATCGAATTCACCAAGCAGATGGTCTCGGCCACGGGTGTGGATGATATCGGACAGGTCGATTTTACCGTTTTCCCCAATCCGGTGATCGGTCAAGCCCAAGTAGTTCTCGCTGTCGAGAACGAACCCATCCGCTACTCTCTCTTCGATATGAATGGGAGGATAGTCGCCAAGGATACATGGACCAACGGTCTTCGGCATAGCCTGGATGTGAGCGCACTC